A window of the Gammaproteobacteria bacterium genome harbors these coding sequences:
- the petA gene encoding ubiquinol-cytochrome c reductase iron-sulfur subunit — protein MAHDISEKNDAPDDHDRRHFLETATTVVAGCGLAAASWPFIASMNPSTDVLSKATTEVDLRGIRPGEVRTVEWQGKPVFVLHRTDKQIDEVRQSQGGKDPQDDATRVAVPQWLVVVGICTHLGCVPGRREEGWMCPCHGSVYDNSGRILSGPAPANLTKPPYFFVNESRILIGKDKA, from the coding sequence ATGGCCCATGATATCTCAGAGAAAAATGACGCACCTGACGATCATGACCGGCGTCATTTTTTGGAAACTGCCACCACGGTGGTAGCCGGCTGCGGTTTGGCTGCAGCGAGCTGGCCATTTATCGCCAGCATGAATCCAAGTACCGATGTGCTTTCCAAAGCCACCACCGAAGTGGATTTACGCGGTATTCGCCCCGGGGAAGTTCGTACTGTTGAATGGCAAGGTAAGCCCGTGTTTGTTCTGCATCGAACCGACAAGCAAATTGACGAAGTTCGTCAATCACAGGGAGGTAAAGACCCGCAAGATGATGCTACGCGTGTCGCCGTTCCGCAGTGGCTGGTCGTCGTCGGCATTTGCACCCATCTTGGCTGCGTTCCAGGTCGACGTGAGGAAGGCTGGATGTGTCCCTGTCATGGCAGTGTATACGATAACAGCGGCCGTATTTTATCAGGACCAGCACCCGCCAATCTGACAAAACCGCCTTATTTTTTCGTCAATGAA
- a CDS encoding cytochrome c, giving the protein MMKYWITPVLLLLSSGAIAENNVAPETVVLCAGCHGEQGISISDEIPNLAGQKKQYLIKAIKDYRSNHRNNPTMNAMAASLTDADIEQVASYFSQLKRP; this is encoded by the coding sequence ATGATGAAGTATTGGATCACGCCGGTTTTGTTACTGCTAAGTTCGGGAGCTATTGCTGAAAACAATGTCGCACCAGAAACAGTAGTGCTATGTGCCGGCTGTCATGGCGAACAAGGCATCAGCATCTCTGATGAAATACCAAATCTGGCAGGGCAAAAAAAACAATATTTAATTAAGGCCATCAAAGACTATCGCTCTAACCACCGCAACAATCCCACCATGAATGCCATGGCTGCCAGCCTTACCGATGCAGACATTGAGCAAGTGGCCAGTTATTTCAGCCAACTAAAACGTCCATAG
- a CDS encoding SPOR domain-containing protein gives MVRILLLLMLPISALAWDSIEQLPIPESRAMVPQERGTFNQAVTAMMSGDDATARQLLAPMAASGITDAQLSLATLLSRSQVEDDQKESVKWFYFSANAGVWRSQLEMAKAYRTGRYVAQDRLKAYKWLVRALPLGGIDVLQQMDGLGKELYATATAELDNGKTARAVEILTPLAESGMLPAQEKLAELYAQPPTTQDRRQKMRLWLDKAAAQGSQSAQYALANMILTMPSTDVTEKNYAISLLEKSAAPGKAEAQYQLGRMYMTGDGVAKNTEKGLYYYRIAAEQGHREAQYALGVRYTLGEGVANDDFEAHRWFKQAANEGHAKAQYNLALSYKHGLGTAVQPEKADYWFKKAAAEGLTRGNDSKKAKNSDLTKLPADAGKGTKKNWVEQVNGAKWFAALPKQGFTIQVVTGNEAEAIRAFIQNNKLAENKYFHYVQHSGTNSRHVVQWGYFSSYEEAKKAAIQISKGYTQFKPWIRSVDSVKKSLHS, from the coding sequence ATGGTTCGTATTCTCCTGCTGCTGATGTTGCCGATCTCTGCCCTGGCATGGGACAGCATCGAGCAGTTGCCCATACCGGAAAGTCGGGCGATGGTGCCCCAGGAGCGTGGCACCTTCAATCAAGCGGTGACCGCAATGATGAGTGGCGACGATGCCACCGCACGCCAGTTGCTGGCGCCGATGGCGGCTTCCGGGATTACCGATGCGCAATTGTCGCTGGCTACCTTGTTATCGCGCTCGCAGGTAGAGGACGATCAAAAGGAATCGGTTAAATGGTTCTATTTTTCCGCAAACGCTGGTGTGTGGCGTTCTCAGTTGGAAATGGCCAAAGCGTATCGGACAGGACGATATGTCGCCCAGGACAGATTAAAAGCCTACAAATGGTTGGTGCGTGCTTTGCCCTTGGGGGGCATTGATGTTCTGCAGCAAATGGACGGGCTGGGCAAAGAGCTGTACGCAACCGCAACGGCAGAGTTGGATAATGGCAAGACGGCGCGGGCAGTGGAAATACTGACGCCATTGGCAGAATCAGGAATGTTGCCAGCGCAAGAAAAACTGGCAGAACTTTATGCCCAACCTCCCACCACTCAGGATAGGCGGCAAAAAATGCGGCTGTGGCTGGATAAGGCTGCCGCTCAAGGTTCACAGTCGGCGCAATATGCACTGGCGAACATGATTCTGACGATGCCAAGCACCGATGTTACAGAAAAAAATTACGCTATTTCGTTACTGGAAAAATCCGCCGCGCCCGGCAAGGCTGAAGCCCAATACCAGTTGGGGCGAATGTACATGACTGGCGATGGAGTGGCGAAAAACACCGAGAAAGGACTGTATTACTACCGAATTGCGGCTGAACAAGGTCATCGTGAGGCCCAGTACGCGTTAGGTGTGCGCTACACCTTGGGCGAGGGCGTTGCCAACGACGATTTCGAAGCCCACCGCTGGTTTAAGCAGGCTGCCAATGAAGGTCATGCCAAGGCGCAGTACAACCTTGCACTTAGCTATAAGCATGGGCTGGGAACGGCAGTACAGCCAGAAAAGGCGGACTACTGGTTTAAGAAAGCCGCAGCAGAAGGTCTGACGCGCGGTAACGATAGCAAGAAGGCAAAAAATTCAGATTTGACCAAGTTGCCGGCCGATGCCGGTAAAGGCACAAAAAAAAACTGGGTAGAGCAGGTGAACGGCGCTAAGTGGTTTGCTGCATTGCCCAAACAAGGTTTCACCATTCAGGTGGTGACAGGCAATGAAGCGGAAGCAATAAGGGCATTCATTCAAAACAATAAGTTGGCTGAAAATAAATATTTTCACTACGTCCAGCATAGTGGCACCAATAGCCGTCATGTGGTGCAGTGGGGTTATTTCAGTAGCTACGAAGAAGCCAAAAAAGCGGCAATACAAATTTCCAAAGGTTATACCCAATTTAAGCCTTGGATCAGATCGGTCGACAGTGTCAAAAAGAGTCTGCATAGCTAG
- a CDS encoding MotA/TolQ/ExbB proton channel family protein has protein sequence MLAGFGLFAFAIVSSTDNAMIFWSVASLAMVIGGTFASIIISYHSRYVFKTFKALFAMMVPMQVSPTTLLGDVRLLLEWSQEVRQNGTAVLDDKLENASNKMDGFTKYGLLLLTTGYKGDELRELLEEFKETIFERAQVQVGVLKTMAAYAPAFGMIGTLVGLIIMLDNLKGDVSGLGQGLALALITTLYGVLAANLVFKPAALKTDQKNNTARFRNTLMIEGFVMLSTKTEPLKMQDKLNSFLDPELHFDMLTPDAGKKGKKK, from the coding sequence ATGTTGGCAGGGTTCGGCCTGTTTGCCTTTGCCATTGTTTCATCGACAGACAACGCAATGATTTTCTGGAGCGTGGCCAGCCTGGCGATGGTTATCGGTGGTACGTTTGCCTCGATCATTATTTCCTATCACTCGCGTTATGTGTTCAAAACATTTAAGGCGCTATTCGCGATGATGGTGCCCATGCAGGTTTCGCCAACAACATTGCTTGGTGATGTTAGGTTGCTGCTGGAGTGGAGTCAGGAAGTCAGACAAAACGGCACAGCGGTGTTGGATGACAAACTGGAAAATGCAAGCAACAAGATGGATGGCTTCACCAAATATGGTTTGCTATTGCTGACGACGGGCTACAAGGGCGATGAGCTGCGTGAATTACTGGAAGAATTCAAAGAAACCATCTTTGAACGTGCACAAGTTCAGGTAGGCGTGCTGAAAACCATGGCGGCCTATGCGCCGGCATTTGGCATGATTGGTACGCTGGTTGGTTTGATCATTATGCTGGACAACTTGAAAGGGGATGTCAGCGGCTTGGGACAGGGGTTGGCACTGGCATTGATTACGACGTTATACGGTGTATTGGCAGCTAATCTGGTGTTTAAACCGGCGGCATTAAAAACCGACCAGAAAAACAATACTGCAAGATTTAGAAATACATTAATGATCGAGGGTTTTGTGATGCTAAGTACCAAGACCGAGCCACTTAAGATGCAAGATAAATTGAATAGCTTTCTCGATCCCGAGTTGCATTTTGACATGCTCACTCCTGATGCCGGTAAAAAAGGGAAAAAGAAATAG
- a CDS encoding OmpA family protein, with amino-acid sequence MSIKKLGRRRRERMENKDEGEDWLLTYSDTVTLIMTFFVLMLSVSTIDQAKFDAVTEAVKEHGLSGNGKYVSPFEVLKEKMDQVTTNYHLQKDMTVVREPKGLTIELSSSALYEVGSADIQEEAKNALNAVAEAIKNFEYPRYRIEVEGHTDDVAISTQRYPSNWELSVHRATNVVRYLTQEGVPQSKMKATGYADTRPKVPNLDDNGEPIAENRAINRRIVIHVERDDNPVTKGDKK; translated from the coding sequence ATGTCGATTAAAAAACTGGGGCGTAGGCGCCGTGAACGCATGGAAAACAAGGATGAGGGTGAAGACTGGTTGCTTACCTATAGCGATACGGTCACGCTGATTATGACCTTCTTTGTGCTGATGCTGTCTGTGTCTACCATCGATCAGGCAAAGTTCGATGCGGTTACCGAGGCGGTGAAAGAGCATGGTCTTTCCGGGAATGGCAAATATGTATCACCTTTTGAGGTTTTAAAAGAAAAAATGGATCAGGTGACGACCAACTATCATCTGCAAAAAGACATGACGGTGGTACGAGAACCTAAGGGTTTGACTATCGAGTTGTCATCTTCAGCGCTGTATGAAGTAGGTAGTGCTGATATACAAGAAGAAGCCAAAAATGCCTTGAATGCTGTTGCTGAGGCCATCAAGAATTTTGAGTATCCACGCTATCGGATAGAAGTGGAAGGTCATACCGATGACGTGGCGATAAGTACACAGCGGTATCCATCCAATTGGGAATTGTCGGTACATCGTGCGACTAATGTGGTTCGTTATTTGACGCAGGAGGGCGTTCCACAAAGCAAGATGAAGGCTACAGGATATGCCGACACCAGACCTAAAGTGCCAAATTTGGACGACAACGGTGAACCAATTGCAGAAAATCGGGCAATTAACCGAAGAATAGTTATACATGTGGAGCGTGACGACAACCCAGTCACCAAAGGGGATAAGAAGTGA